The sequence CTGTtcaatgaaaagaaacacatttaattagACTGCAATAATTTTAGGAATGATTTTTGGTCTTCTTTGAGCTCATTTTTAACGCAGTGAACCTGGGTGTCTGGGGTGCTCCGTCTGACAGTTCCTGATGATAGAAGGTCCTCCTTGATGAGAGTGGGTGGCTCATCTGTGCCCTCCTGTCCTGAGTGAACTGGCTCTGCATCATCAAGGAGGCAGCGAGATTATATACTGATTATCGAAGCTTTCGCACCGTCACAACAAATGTGATGCAGTGCATGTTATCCACATACCATCCACGCTCTCCTGGCCGAGCATTGGAGGCTGGGAGTCTTCAGCTCGCAGGCTGGAGGCATGAGGAGGGCTGACCTGCTGCGAGCTggaggtgctgctgctgttatcCATTTTAGGCTGGTAAACGTCCGACAGGAAGCTCTGGTTGCTGTTTTCATCTGGCGCAGAGAGGAAGGGAAAGGCACGGAACATGAGGTTACagcttttacagcatttttgaaATATATATTACTGTGCATTAGTCTCGAGCAACCTCTCATTTCTTCATGAAATGAGCAATAGGTCCAGTGAATTACTGTgacgtgcaaacatacatgaaactgcaactgaatatttggtatgaccacctttagaGCAGTACTGTTACTAATTTCTTTTAgattgttgttttaatttagaCAGCATTAAGTACAAAACAAGTCAGCaaaccttttaaaaattatttttaaaagccttCAAACATACCAGTAAAATCCAGTAGAGAGTTGGTGTTTTCCAGGACCACATCTTTCAAGCCTCTAACTTCTCCACCGGTGGATTTGGTGCGATATATCTGACAATGGAAGTGCAATTTGTCAGTTTCAAGAAATGTGAGCAAAATaaggttattaaaaaaataagctaCACATGACAAAAGGCCCACACCTGCTTTGTTTCCGTCACTGGCACCCACTTGAATATACGTAAAGACGTGTCACCAACTGTCACCCATTTCTTCTCCCTGGGGATGTGATTAGTTTGATTACATTGAGACAGGAGCTCAGGAAACACCTTCCGCTTTCACCTGGTCTACAGCCTCAGTCTCTAACATGACATGCAGCATACACGCTCACGTTATCTCTCTGCAACAGCACACAATGGACAGCTGCACAAATATCACAATGTGCCCACTAACAGGCATCGCTCACAGTGCAGGAGAGGGTTAAAACCCCCGGGGAAACGTCCGCGGGTGTTTATGAATTACACTGTAATTAGACTAAGGGGACAGCGAGCCGGAATTAGCCGCGCTCCGCATGTCAGGCTGAAGCCATATTGACAGCTCTCGGCGGAAAAACTCAGCTAGCCCCGCCCCCTCTGTCAAACTGGAGCACGGGTTGGTCGGCGTCTCCGTCAATCATCTAACTTTTCCGACTGAAGTTTGTTGTGCGACGCAGCAGATATCGGGCTTCGGTCTACTAATACCTTTCCCTCCATATTGTCCCCCCGCGGATCGCTTACGTACCATTTGCGCACTTTCTCGATGGCCGCTAGCACCTTTTTGATGTCGTCTTTAGCCCGACTTCGCGTCTCAGCGCGGCCCGATCGTCCCGACATCTTGATGCTGTTATGATTCATCTACAGATGCATCTGAAAACTTCAAGACCAAGCCCCAGTCCTCCGTTACACTGGTAATCTCGCGAGATTCATtcgtcacattttttttctcccttttttgtcAGCTTCATTCTGACACCTTATGTtcacactatatatatatatatataatgtactGTAAAGACAGGCTGGGCACGTTTGATTTTATTCGTCTTTTTTGTCCATTATCCATCCCTTCTGACTATAGTGGGGGTTTCTATTTAATGTACAGTTTATTCAAATGCTGTACTTAATGACAGCTTTGAAGGCTGTAAAATGAGACGTGGggattttgttttcacattaaaaaaggCATTCtcctaaaaaaatgaaaaataaacccAATATGTTGTGGGGTTGTCCCCCTGTGCAGAGCCCCTGTCACATTTAAAGCGAGTTGTTAGCAGCTCTACTCAAAACTAcactgctgtgcaaaagtcttatttctttatattttgcttccaagcagccagactttcttgtcagTTTTTACCAGTGGTCTTTAGGAATAGCTCTCCAAGCTTTCCGAAGATCTTTCAAGCTCGTTGGGAATCAGCTATTAGGTCCAAActgtgcacttaaaaaaaatggaggaaACTGGAGAAGTGGAAGCCACCACCTAGGATCTAATGTTCGCTGGAGCCTCATCAGacatggtctcagtggaagggtggttGCTATGaggggaaacagggagaagTATCAAAACCATTGtctgattttgatccaccatatGTAGCACCTGGAAAACATCTGATTGGCAAAGGCTACCtatttcagcatgacaatgagcccaaacacacagccaacaaagaaaaagcatgcctgtatagaaaatcacACCGCGGAATGCTatgagtcatggattggcctccccagagcccggatcTCAACGTTACTGAAGGAGTGTGGGATCATTGTTAGAGAGGATGGAACAAAagtcagccaacatccaaataagagctttgaatgtccttcaagaagcctggagaactattccggAAAACCACTTAGAGAAATTATAAGAAAGCTTGTCTAAGAGAGTTTAAAGTTCACATATTGACCTTTAAGCTCATTAGATTTGTACAAACTGTGTtaacaatacaaattaaaaacaaagcaaataaaatcCTCTCAGAACATCTTGGATCCACTGCAGTAAATAATTacgtttattgtgcataaagctcttttctttgcttttgtatTGATTTTTGTATGTACTTGTTCCCACATGTAATCAACAGAGGGCAGCTTTGAGTCAGGCATTAGCAGACCTGCTCCTCCCGGCCCTCAGGGGACACAGAGCAAAGGTTGTCAGTGTGTTGATTTATTGCTGAGATAGGAAGGAATCACTGACAGGAAATTATcctttgtttgctttgcttgTCATCTGCAGATAGTAAAGGAGCAGAAGCAGGGCCAGCTTCTCTTTAAGCAACTTGTTTTCACTCTGCCAAGAATGAAACTAGAAACATTGTGACAATATTGTCAAGtaatgtgaatattttatttatttatgcaagtTTGTTAACACTATCATCTTTTTAGTAAGAATGAACATAAATAGATTAAAGCCCTTTTTTCAGTTAACATCAGATCAGTGACTGAGAGAGTTACAATAAACTGGATGCTGCCTAGAAAAAATAATCTCAGCGATGAAAAATCTGTATCTTAGTCTCAGACTAAACATTTCTGTGGCGTATGTTTCCAGAATCATCACattgaatattttcttttagtgtttctaTATCTGTTTGACAGGACACGATAAGACAGCTGAATGTGGGGAAggccacagaaaaagaaaaatgtcaacatATTAACTGATGGCGTGGGCGGGGACTGCTAGAGCTTCAGCCAGTGGCTGACAACACAGGGAGGAGTCCCAAGGCCGTTACTAGAGAAAATATCCAAATAACAGCCCAGCATGCAGCTGAAAGTTGTCATGGTACCTACAATGGCAGCAACTTCCTGCCACGACTTTGTGATTAAAggcttttcatttttcagagaTTGTGAGGTTTGCACATCACCGTTGATGACAAACACTATGAGTCAGGTGAATtatgtgcttttatttacacacaaTTCCACACATGGACGTCCATCAGTTTACTCAGAATTGTTGCCATCCAGAGGGGGCACGTACTCCTGgcttaaaatgcaaaatataatatttaactttggttcatatttaattttttttaaagcaaaaacatgacaaGTAACTGGTTGAAGAAATATCtgcttttaaaagtaaaactaaaatattttgaTCTTTGGCCATTTCATtgggtacacctgttcagctgcttgttaacATTTACTTAATCAGCCAATCGCATGGCAGCATCTCAGCGCACTTACGCATGTAGACTTGATCAAGATGGTCTGCTGATGTTCAAACTGACCATCAGAGGGAAGAAGAAtgctgatttaagtgactttgaatatgatgttgttgttggtcTGAGAATTTAACGAGATGTTGAGCTATTGGGATTTTCttacacaaccatctctagagtTCACAGAGAATGGTATGAAAAAGAAAGCTCAGAGGAGGATTGCAACACTGTTTCCAGCTAATAGGAAGGCAAAAGTAACAACACTTGTTTACAACCAAGGTACCATGCAGAAGAGCgtgtctgaatgcacaacattcAGGTACagaagaagaccacactgggtgtcacaaaaaaagaggaaactgtGACTCAGACTCACCAGAGAGAAATGTTGCCTCGTGTGATGAGTTGTTGGATCAGAGTtcagcataaacaacatgaaagcatggatccatccggCCTTGTATTAACTGATCagactgctggtggtgtaatgatgtGGGGGATATTATCTTGGCACATTTCTGACCCCTTAGTCCCAACTGAGCACAACTTCACAAAGcttaaatcatctcaaactggtttcttgaatgaATTCGCTGTATTCAAattgcctccacagtcaccacatcTCAATCTaatagaacacctttgggatgtggtgcaCAAGGACATTCTCATCACTGATCTGCTgcgtgatgctgtcatgttagAATGGAGGAAAATCTCTAAGGGATGTTTCATGCACCTTGCTGAATCTTTGCAAACAAGAAATaaagcaaggtgtacctaataaagtggccagtgagtgtatattcACAATATAAGCTGTAAGTTAAAATATAAGTAACAGCTGAGTCTATCTCCGCTCTCCACATGTGAGATTTACGTCCTCGCTAACTGTCGGAATTTGGGAACTTTAGTTTGAAAAAGTGAAAGCGGAAGTGAGCCCTTCGCGGTGAGCTCGTGCGCGAGCTTTACGTTGGTGCCGCTCAGGCTGCTCCTGTCATTGACTGgggtggtgttggtggtggaCGCAGAGGCCAAATGCTTCTGTGAACGGGGGCGACGAGTCCAGCAGCGCAGCATGGACGGCTGCCCGCCATAGTTAGCGCAGTTCGGAGTCTACTTCACTGTAGCCTAGAGAACGGTTATAAGCTAAAAGCCTCTCTTTCTGTTCCCCCCCGCTGCTGTTTGTTCTTCATCTGCCTCAGACGACAATGGATCGAGTAAAAAACTCCATGCAGCAAGTCCCCAACGCTATCCCCAAAGTGATCCGACGGACCGGAGGAGCCAACAGCCTGGAGCTGGAGAGGGAAAACTTTGAAAGAGTGCAGGTACGGAGCACAGGAGGTCACAGTCATATAATAACGTTATTCTGCCGAGAGTGTGGGATGGAGGTCCCGGGCTGAGAGCCTCTTTATGGCGCTGGTGGgaggtttttaaaaagtcatgtcAACTTAAACTATGCACAGCACTGTGTCACTATTTCTCTCCGTCTGACGCGAGAGAAAGAAATGACACGGGAGCCAAaattttccttcattttaaacGAGTCACCGTGTGACAGCTGAGTCGATCAGGCCTATCCcgtgtttgctttgcttttttttttttttttttttggatccaCATTGTTGTCACCTTCCCACACGTCTGTCTGAGATCAGCAGACACAAAACGAGCCCACTGTACAACAAAAGAGCTGTGGAGATGTGGGTCAGTGGCCTTTTGAATTCAGATAACTATTGCATAAAAAAGCACACAGGAGGGGGGCTCAGTGGAGCTGTATCATGTATGTAAAGTGCCTCCGAAGCCCTGCATTTAAGGCAGGACCAGggatgatgccaggtctctcttggaaatgagatttttaatctcaatgagatttttttacctggataaataaaggactaataaaaaATGACGATGAAAATGGGTGAAATTGTAAAACCAAGGTAACTGCCTGTCTTCCTtccttgtgtttagttttcatggCTGCTGATGAATAATGAATGTTGTGTATCtttactcatatatatatatatatatatgtatgtatgtgtgtgtgtgtatgtatgtatgtatgtatgtgctgTGGAGCCTGCTGCTTCCTGCTTGGTGGTCTCCCCTCCCCTTGCCCCGGACCAGGCGCAGAGGAGGGAAAGCGGTGGGGGAAAGTAGGTCAGATGAATCAAGGCAGCGTGGTAGTGCTGCAACATGCTTTTCCCAATCCACTCCTGCTGCTAAAATCGGACAGTGCAGTCCACACAGCCTAAATGTGCACAGTAGGTATTTGGCCTCGCTGCCTCTAGATGGTCTCATCCAGTCTGGCCCCCTCTCCGCCAGCCCGTCGCAGCAGCAGTATGGATTAAAGTTGGGGAAAGACGCATGCGTAGCTTTGTGCATCTCGAGCCAATCCTGGTCACTGGGTCACTGTCAGGCTCCTGAGATCACACCCTGCGGAAGGTGCCAGCATGGCAACGTAATGCAGGCACATAGTTGCTCCAGCTTCCGAGGAAACTGGAGGGGGAAGTAAATGTGTCTGAGCAGAAAGGTGTTTTTGTCTTGCTCTAGTGTATCTCCCATTAAAGGAGGGTGAAAATATTCAGGCAAGCTTTAACAAGCCCAAGTTTGATGTGTTGTCGGCAGATCATACTACTGTTTTCGTACTAATGGAGTCAGTTTCCGCCTCGTAAAGGTGTAATTTTTAAGATAATAGTCATTGGGATTTGTCACCCGTATGAGAGGAAATGCttatgtttgctttttgttcctcgtggttgttgtttttgttttgttttgggggtttttgttggggggggggttctgaCTGAGGATCCAGAGCTGCGGCAGGAGGTGCAGGAATCAATGAATGTGCTGTCTGCTTTACAGGGATCAACGAGAGATAATCTCATCTGATCTGTTGTGCTCTAAAGCTGCCTAAATCTGCTGGGTGGCTGGCTTTCACCTCTATAGAAATCCCAACAGCCTGCCTGCTTTTAGATATTTGTTTCTTTcaccagctttttccttttttccccttttttttcatCCGTCCGTTCACATTAACAAGCTCACCTTAgatgtaaaactttttttatgttatttgtttCTACTGTTTGGAACAGAATCTTATTATTTCTGTTAAATGTCTTGTTTTGCTGGTTATCAGTGATATGTTCAAGTTTGTTTGGACTATTTAGTGTCAAAAATGACTCGGTATAATAACCCCTAATCATAGCCTCAATGCTTTTTTGCAGATGAATGAATCCAGGCATTCCCAGATTATTCCCAACGCTTCTTTATCTGATTTACCCTCACGACATACTGTTTTAGCCTTTCATGCACTTAGTTCAGCTGACAtgctatttttttcccttgaaGACCGATTTCAACATCCGTAATATAGAGCAGTGTGTAGAGCTCTCGGTGTACCTCtcgtttgtttatgttttgccaGGAAAATTTGAAATAGGTGCAGGGATTTACTAAAACacctgcaaacatacatggaaatacagtatacaagacaaaaactgtccaTTTTATACATCTTACACATTACTTTTAACTGACTTTCAACCTTTTGTCCACTCAGCTCTTTAATTAAATGAtaacttttgggttttttttattccctCGATTAGTTGAGTTTATCCAACCATATAACCCCTTTGTACTGGAGAAGTACCCTGCCTACTCTGCCCACCCTGGCTTAGACCCACTgagttaaacaacaacaacttaaaAATGACTCCAGAATCATCTGCTGTTAGTTGAGACAAGTTCAAGGCGTAAATTAAGcgtaaattaaaaaatgtcttcTGTGGTTTTCTAACCACGCTCATCCTGAGAACTTCCTGCCCGATCCTTTCTGTTGTGTGCAAAATCCCCTCTGTCATGTCCACTCGGGGTTATAAAAAGCACGAACCAGGGCAACCTGATAGCACTCAGCACTTTTAATGACATGTTTAGTCTCATAACAGCGACCGAGTCTTTCATTTAGAGTTTAGGCGGATTAAATCTCTGGGGGAGTTCGTCTGAAACGTCATTCTGTGTTTTGGTTTGGGTTGAATCGTAGCCTCAAAGCTTTAGTGAAAACAAAGGAGTAAATAACACAATGAACACCAGCGGGAGTTTTTATCATCTTTTATCTTCAGGCTCCGAAATGTCCAAGATGCCAGCTCCCGGTCCCTGAGCTCCCAGAGGACAGGAGAGGTTTTTCATTTGAAAGCTGGCGTAGGTAGTAATCTATGGACCAATAGGAACCATAATTAGTGCTTGAGGAACATTTCTGGGGCACCAGCTCCTCGGTTGGGATATGCAGAGTGAGCCACAGAGTGACACCACATTGTACGCATGTTACATAATGAAGGCCTTAAAATCAGACTGTCTGTCTGCCTCATCCTTCCCCTTTAATTGTCCATACTGAGGGCACTCCTGTATCTGGATATAAAAGTGCTTTGACTGTTTGACTGTTAATGTTCTCTTTATTTTCTATCAAACTGAACTGCCAGCATTAAGGTTGTTTTGGTTGAGTTTGCAGTcctgttcctggtgttttggagGAGTAGTAGAAGCTGGATGTTTAACTAGAGTCTGATTAATCCTTGGGCTGATTCGTAGGAAGTAAATAACCTGCTCTTAGTGCAGAAGGCCTGTCCCCCAGGCCTGCGCGATCTTTTAATTCCGTTTGGTGTCACGGCAGCTTTGGAATTCAGGCAAGGAGCAAGATCGCGGCCTTTGGGCACAAGCAGGAATCAGCAGGGGTCTTTGTAGACAGgcgggttttttttaatcacgcCGTcttcctgcctctctttctccctcatcTTTTGTCTTTGCCTCCTTCTGCTCCCCTCCGCCGCTCATTGTCTCGAGTCCTCGTCATCTTCTTTGACATCCTGCGATTCAGAATGCGCAGGAAGTTGTCGAGGGATATCCGCATGCATGCGGGATACACGCAGACGAGCACGAAAGCGAGACCATTAAAGGCGCTGAGGGAGCAGAAACGGCGGGTGGTGGTTTGTGGCCTCATTGCGCTGGCTGCGTGGAATAATGGAGCGGGACGTGAGTGACGGGTTAGTTAGTGGAACAAAGTGCACTGCGGAGTTTCTGGTGGCAATAACAATGACTCTGAATTACAGGTTGTTTTGGAGTTCCCTGCTGAGTTTTACGAGCACGGTACAGTGAAAGGTGCAAGGTGGAGACGGGGTGCTTGTTTGTTTCAGTCGCAGCAGAGGTCAAAAGTCAGACTGGAAGCTACGTCACCGGTGGAAGAGCGCGCTAGGGGAATTGGGCTGCTTCAGCCGCCTGTATTTGATTCGTCGGCTGCAGCGTGGGAGGTAGAGCAAGGAGGTCTGCCAATCAGgaggttcgatccctggctcttCTAGTCTTAGTCTGCACGTCGAAGGATCCTTGGCCAAGATACTGAACCTGATGCATTCATCAGAGTtagcttaaaagaaaaagaatggttgtatgagtgggtgaatgaggcttgtagtaagaaagcgctttgagtgctcaaacaGAGCAGAAAAGCACTATAAGAGTACAACTCCATTTACTCCATGTGACAAACTATGTCATTGTCAGGTTTTCTTCATTTCAAATAATACAATATTATCATTtcaggataataataataagtccaGAGGTCCTGCCCTGATGGTCACCATGCCAACACGAATACCAAATGTCAGCATGAaaatgaaagctttttttttttttttactgctgacACAATAACAAAGGTCTCCTCTACACATAAATGTCTGGGGCTGAAAATTCCCTGCTAGTTTGAAGTAAGCTCATCAAAGCTGGGCTTTCTCGGCATTAGCTGGCTTGACCCAACCTAAAACCCCGGGTGGAAGATGACAGTGTTTATCAACTTTCTCTGTTAAGCCCGACTTTCTGCGTCATTCTCGGTGAGCGCTCACTTAACAAGGGGCATTTCACGCATCATATGACTCTTCCTCTACACGAAAGAGTCCCTGTGAGCGCTGCCTGCTCCAGTCAGAGACGTTATCAGATGATGATGGAGATAAAATCTTTAAAGAACATCAACTATACTATAACTATAGCAGTCAAATGTCACACAGTTTCAAATAATACGAGGGGGGTAATAATCTCAGGATTTAACACTCAGAGCGGTAAAAATAAGCATTTAAACTCgagttaatgtatttattttattgctaaGTGCGCTCTCGGTGCTGATGTTTATTTCTAGTGTGGTGGCTGCTCATCGAAGCTCTGTGCTTTGAAACATGAAAGGTTACTGCCCCGAAGCAAAATAAAGGAGCCGTGGAAATCTCTTTGATTTCTCAGCAGATCAGAGTCAAATAAAGTGTATTGATTGAACAGGTGTATAGCAGAGACCTGGCAGTATAAGAACATTTATGCACTTTCTGTATCACCGGCTGAATGCATGCACGCTCCGGTGACGATGTGGTGCACAGTTTGCTGAGCTTAACAAGTTGCACGTATAAAATGCGTTCCAGCTCTTAAAACCGAGCTGTAAATGAAGGAATCATTTCCTCCACCTGCTCCTCACTTCTTCAAGCATGTGTTGCCACGGCGAAACTGAAAACTCTGTGTTTAAGCTCAACGTAGCTCGCTAACCCAATAATCTCGCTCCGTGGTAAACCCCTCTGATTCGATTTGCTAACATCTGCTTCAGTATCCCAGGTTACTGATGTACAACATATAGACATGATGAAGAAGTGGCtccagtctgtttttaaaaatcatcctgctgTGTCAATAACACCTTATGTTAGCGTATTCACATGATAACACACCACAAACTCCTgtgttttaatgtcttttttttttccactgcgaGAAACAAAGATATTCCAGGAAAAGTGTCGTGTCATAACACTTGAGTTCAAACAAGAGACATTTGGAGgactttaacccctgactgtGTTTTGACATGGTACAACGACCTTTTCCAAGCCACACCTGCTTAAAGAGATATGACACACGTTTTCTAATATGTCATATGGCTGCTGAGTAGGAAGTTTAACACAAATAATCAGCAGGTTAGGTGAGCCATTGCTCTTCTTGGTCCTTAACCTTTAGTCAGGAAGGTGCAGTATGACATCACGGTTCAAGTGGACTGTGAGAGGTTTACTGGAACAGGAAAAAAGATGGCACATGATGTATGCTGACAGCACAACCCAGCCAGCCCGTATTGAACTGCACTTACTCAGCAATCCTAGCCCACATCTGATTTAACTGCTGAAACACCTTGAGCACTTTTACATGCTTCATACGGCTAAATTaaaacaatgactgaaactcgGAGATGTGTCCTTTTAAAGCTGGTTagacaaaaacagagatgaGTGTTGCTGAGTCAAAatgaagacagagacagagtggGACTGCTGTATGTGAGAAATGCTCGGCGATGGGCCCACGCCGTACCAGGAAGTGAGGAGACTCGGTGGAAAATAGCCTGCATTGTTTTTAGACTGACTGCTGGGCAGCCTGGAGGTTTAATGCGCACACCCGAT comes from Astatotilapia calliptera chromosome 14, fAstCal1.2, whole genome shotgun sequence and encodes:
- the bcl7bb gene encoding B-cell CLL/lymphoma 7 protein family member B-B, yielding MNHNSIKMSGRSGRAETRSRAKDDIKKVLAAIEKVRKWEKKWVTVGDTSLRIFKWVPVTETKQIYRTKSTGGEVRGLKDVVLENTNSLLDFTDENSNQSFLSDVYQPKMDNSSSTSSSQQVSPPHASSLRAEDSQPPMLGQESVDEPVHSGQEGTDEPPTLIKEDLLSSGTVRRSTPDTQEELDESGAPPLKKICTGENAVLR